The genome window tagctgtaattttttttataataaaatgtaaatcttagttggaaaatgtaaatatagctaataagaaaaatgctatgtaaatgcatatataaaaataaaaaatttatttttaataaaaatactgctCCTATTTCCTcccaactttttatattttttaattttattaatttagtttttaagtggtatattttttatttagtaaaacaataatttttttaaaatagcgCGTACGCTCAATCCCTTGTTACCGCGAGCATATATATGCTGGTGAGAGCATTTTTACTAAAGTTACAGCTTATCACCGCGCCATTACGCTCAGCGAGATATTCGCTAGCGCGAGCACGCGACCGCCGCGGGTGGAGGGCCCCGAAGCGCGGATAAGCTTATTCCTCTGCATTCCAacgtttaacattaaaaatttatcgcgcATGCGCATTTTTAACaagcttattattattgtaaggGTGACGATgaacttatttcatttataaatttgtgtataaatgcGCAATCGCTCATTTTGCAAAATGGATGTACGCTGGAAACATCCTTGGACGTCGATCGTCTGCGGACCTACGGGATGCGGAAAAACGATTTTCGTGGAAACTTTCCTTCGAAGTTTATCAATCATGTCCGATGTACGAttcgagagaattttattttattacgccgAGTGGCAAGATGCGTATCAGCGCTTACAACACGTTGTGAGTGAAAGAGAAGTAGAAGAGAAAAGCGCGCGAAGAAGCGGATACTTTAGCGGTAATAATACTTTGcgaaacgcgaaaaaaaaaataaccgaATTTCGAGAGGGATTGCCGCGCCCGGAAGAATATTCCAACGATCCGCTTTCTCCGAAATTGGTAATAATCGACGATCTTATGAGAGAATCATCATCGTGCGACGCTATCGTGAATCTGTTTACGAAAAGAAGCCATCATAAGAATCTCAGTGTTATTCTTATCTCGCAAAATCTGTTCCATCAGGGGCGTGGACAGCGTGACATATCTCTCAACGCGAATGATATAGTTGTTTTCAAAAATCCGCGTGATCGTGCCCAAATTCGTCATTTAGCACGTCAAGTATATCCCGACGACCCAAGTTTATGGAAAAAGCATACTACGACGCAACCTCGAGACTGCATGGGTATTTATTGCTTGATTTGAAACAATCCACTCCAGACGAATATCGATTTCGGGCGTGTATCTTTCCCGATGATTCGCTGCATTACGTCTACGTACCTCGTAGATCGAGCAATAGAGGAGGGAGTATATAAAAGGAAGGTGATTACATATGCATCTTGCCAGTCGCGCTATTACATCGTAATggtaaaagagaataaatatccTTCGTCACCGGCGTCGCGGAATTCGTCGGACGGAACAATAAAAACTGCTAGACGATCAAACGGCGAGCGAAACGCATGTCTTTTGAAAACTTTGtgctatctgaaaaaaaatcaaagagtgTCTTTCTTACGCACTGCagataataaactaataaagtgCATACAAGAGTGCGCTTATAATACGCTCAAAGGAAACGTACCGCTTGGAAGTAACGAAAAAAGACGATTAGCCAATCATAAAACCATCCTACGACGCGTCGCGACAAAACGAGGTAATTGGAGAGGCAGAAGAAAGCTACTGGTACAACGGGGAGGATTCTTACCCTATCTTATTGCTCCTTTACTCGAGGTTATATTATCACGGATTATcgggaaatgaaaaattatacaactttttatatcagctttttttcagaataaaaagtaaagcatTAACGATTCCGATATTTGAATAATGGAAAGAGctaaaaaaatggttttaatttCTACGGAAAATCTCGAGAGAATGCAGCGCATGCAACATCAACATCATCCGGAAATAGCACCCAGCGCATCATCGTCGGATAATTCGATAAAACAAAATCTGGAAAATgttaacgaaaataataatacggtGCAGACGCCTGGAACTACTTTATCGCGACTCGATACTGAGATGTGCCGTATTCTTAATCTCGCGACTCCCCGCGACGAGGGGGAAAGATGGAAAATGTATAAGGAAGTACTTCAACGTTATCTTCACTTTGTTCGAGCTGCGAAAAAACGTTTACGCAAAGATAATGGCGAGGTAGATGAAGAGCAGAACGAAGACATGAAAGATTTGTATGATGACGATAACGATGAACTTTTGGAAACGCAAACTTTAATTAGCAGTGACGGTAACATTAGCGATAGTAATGCTAGTAGCAGTTTCGGAAAAAAACGCGCTCAATCGGTGgaaatgataaaacaaatagtCGTCTCCGTGCCGAAATCTTATCGCGACAAAGCACGCGctctattgaaatatttggtAGACACCTCGGAGTCTAGGATTAGCTGGGATAGACGCGGAGTTGTGACTATAGACGGTATAGTCGTAACGGGATCGAATATCTCGGATCTCATAAACGATGCGATACGGGAAAGAAAAACCGTAAAAGCAACCGGAAGAATTCAATTTGCTCGATTACTGCATGATATAAACACGCCTTCCAATCTCATAGGTAATCGCGATTTGTTACGAGTTCATCGTATTAAAAATCCGTTACCTCACGAGAGCTCCACTCCGAAGAAAACTCTGCGCTCAAAATCATACACTTGTAAATTAAACGAATCCGACGCAGACACGATATTTGTATCCGCCGGCGAAGACAGCGCCGATGAAACATTAACACACGATAACGAAGATTCTCCGTCGAAAgggaaaaaatgtttactcAATTGGATGAGACTCTAATGTCGGAATTCGAAAAACTGTATTACGACCCCTCGCACTACGAAGGGTATTCCGCGGTGGACAATTTAATGCGAGCCGTTAAACCGAATTTTAGTCCCAACAATGTTCTCGACTGGCTTAAATCGCAAGACGCGTACACGCTGCATCGACCGGTACGACGAAAACTTCCGCGTTTATATTACAACGTGACAAATATCGACGATTTGAGGGAAGCTGATTTGATTGATCTTCGTAATCTCAAGAGCTATAATGACGGTTATTCCTATTTACTCGTAGTAATCGATGTGCTTAGTAAATTTGTATGAGTTGAACCTTTACGTGACAAAACAGGTATCTGTGTAATACGAGCTTTTAAGCGTATATTCTCGAGAAGCAATGGTCGTCTACCGGTTTGCCTACAGACCGACAAaggtaaagaatttatagcgCGTCCTGtacaaaaattcttaaaagaaaaagacattCGCTTTCGCGTAACTCGCAATCCTGATATTAAAGCAGCTATAGTGGAGCGTTTTAATAGAACACTCAAGGAACGTATGTGGCGTtattttacgcataaaaatacacgacgttacataaatgttttacaGGATATCGTTCACGCTTATAATCACACGCGTCATTCCAGTATCAAAATGCAACCTGCGGTCGTTACGCGGGAAAATGTCCGCATTGCGCGCGAAAATATAACTCTTCGTTGGAAAAACGAGAAATGCGAAAAACAAAAAGCTAAATATCGCGTTGGCGAACTCGTGCGGATCAGTAGAGCAAAAGTCACCTTGGAGAAAGGATACGAGGCAAAGTGGAGCGAGGAGATATTTCGAATTCATCGGGTTCTTGATTGGCGAAAACCGCGAGTGTACGAACTAAGTGACTTAGCCGGCGAGGTCATAGACGGTATTTTTTACGAGCAAGAATTAGCCCTAgttgagaaaaatttacagGAGGAAGAATTTATCGTCGATCGCGTGATAAAGAGCAGAGGACGTGGTGATAATAAACAGTTAGTTAGCTGGCGTGGTTATCCTAGCAAGTTCGATAGTTGGATTCCCGCTTCAAGTTTAACAAATCTTTGAGATGAGGGAGGACCAATTTCTACTGGTTCTTCCGAGCAATAGCAGTATGCGTTATTTTCCGGACAATACTACCTCGTCATTTATTACGGAATTGCCTCAATCGATACAGTTACACGGCGAATGGGAAGTCGCGCTCAGTGAAATTCAATTTcccaatactttttttcatatacaacGCGGTGAGAATATACTCACATTCGCCGATGTTGACATTCAAGGTAACGAGGAAAAAGATTCTGTGATAATTCCGAGGGAAGACGAAATACAGGCtggcatttataaaaatatggacGAACTTCTCGACGCGATTAATACGACGTGTAAAGGAGTCGGTTTGCATTTTCGTCTGGATCGACGGGGGTTATCCGCCGGTAGTATAGAGTTTTACCTTGAGtgtgatgaaaataattgtaaactaAATCATTATGTAAACTTTTCCGATAAACTTCTACGAATACTCGGTTTAGGGGATGCACTTTATAATGCTCCTAagcgggaagaacgatactaTACTATGCTTACGACGTATAAtcctgattaaaaaaaaaatctacatcaatttttgttaaactcgGTTTTGAAAAGGGACGCTTTGGATTCTTTAGTTACGAATCCTGTAGTTTGGCTCGCGGTATTCCCGATAAACTATTCGTTTATTGTGATATTTGCAAACCTTACATAACAGGCGATGTGCAGTCTCCTCTTCTCCGAATAGTGTCGGTCGAGGGGCATGTTCGCGATTACGAGTACGGAACGAATCAAGTGAAACATTTCTCTTCTCTGCATTATATCCCGTTACGACGAACAAATTTCAGTAGGATTGAAATCGATATAAGAGATCAGTtcggaaaaaaaatagcattcgAATCCGGAACATCGACTATGACATTACACTTTAGGCGAACCCGTTAGTATTGCGAACGTCGGCGTCATagggaaaaagataaaaattaagttctcAAATGCAACATGACAGATTACTACGagtattacaatttacaaagcGGCAGAGGTGGTGGAATTTCGAGAGTTTTCGTCGGCGCACCTTATCAACGCGGTCATGGAATCGGAAGTTTTCTAGGAGGATTATTTAGACGTATACTACCTTATCTAAGTAGAGGAGCGCGTGCAGTAGGGAAAGAAGCTTTACAAGCAGGTGTTAATATAATCggtgatattgaaaataatataccgTTAAAGGTGTCGACCGAAAACCATTTTAAAGAATCGCGCGAAAATCTCAAGAGAAaagctaaagaaaaaataagtagtCTAATGAAAGGCTCGGAATATAAGATAGATGCGAAAATGCACGTAGCTCAGTTTCCTTTCGCCGGGCTTAACGCGCGTATCGTTAAATACGCGGTAACGTCGTCACATAAACGTCGGCAatcaaataagaaaagattaccGAAAAAAACCAAAGCGcggaataaaacattaaaaagcaaggggagaaagaaaaatcgcaagtcaaagaaaagatataactcCTCCGCGAAACGTCGTAAAACTTCTAGAAAGCGCACCGTATCcgacatattttcttaaacgaTACTACGCTAAACACAGTAGACAATGAAAATATCAGTAaaagatattgataaaaatttacgataaataatCATGTCTTTTCTTCATACGTATTCGAGCGAGTGTTTAAAAAGTGAACtcgatcttttttctttaccacCCACGCAGACTAGCATCGAAAGTTCACAATGGATCTATTACAAACCCGTCAGCTCGCTCTCGGACGACTCACCGATAGAATTCGTCATCCCAGGCCATagagaagaatatttagatCTCACACATACCATGCTGAGTCTTCGAGTGCGCGTGGAAACCAACAACGACCTCGCGCCGCGAACGGAAGATACCGCCGCCGCCACAGAGGTCAAAGTAGGTCTCGAAAATCATTTACTCCACTCCATCTTCAATCAGATCGACGTGTATTTCAATCAAAAGCTCGTGCCGCCTCCGAACAACGCTTACGCGTACCGCGCGTACATCGAGGCGTTGTTAAATTACTCTTCACCCGCAAAAACTACCCATCTAACCTCGAGTCTGTGGGACGCGGATACACCCGGATACATGGACGATCTATTGGAATCAAAAGGCAACGCCGCGCTCGTGAGACGAGCTCGATACATTCACGGAGAACGAGCGCTAGATCTTATAGGACATCTTTATTGCGACGTTTTCAATcaagacaaatttttaattaacggcGTAGAAGTACGCTTACGACTCGTACGCTCGAAAGATTCATTTTGTCTCATGGAAAGTAACAGTTTAtcgaaaattcatatattggATGCCAGCTTACTTGTGAGAAGAGCGAAAATAAGCGCCGGGGTGTTACTCGTACACGCTAGAATGTTGAGTAAAGTTACTGCCAAGTATCCACTTACGAGAGTCGAGGTTAAAACTTTTACGATTCATAGCGGGGTAATGGCGGAATCAATAGATAATGCAATATTAGGTCAACTACCGAAACGAATAATAGTCGGTTTcgtcaataataaaacatttaatgatgatagaaaattaaatccgtttaattttaaaaattggggtataaatttcttctcgATATATGTTGATGGTATGCAAATTCCCAGTAGGCCATTACAGTCGGTTTTCTCGGTTGAAGAACCGCTTTATGTTGAAGCTTATCAAACGCTTTTTTCGGGGACAGGTATCCATTTTTTGAATGAAGGAAATTCTATAAGCAGAGAGGATTATTTCAAGGGATATACGTTATTTGCTTTTGACCTTACACCCGATTTGTCCGCTAATTGTGCTGGTCATTGGAATCTTGTGAAACATGGAAGTTTGCGATTAGAAGTGCGATTCGAGAGAGCTCTTGCCGAGACCATTAACTGTATTGTTTACGCAGAGTTCGATAATGTGATAGAAATCGACGCGTCGCGTCAAGTCATCGTCGATTTTTCCGGCTAGTTTATCTATGCACGATTTATGCCTCGTAGTGTAATACTCGGTTAAAAATTCCCCCtccaatttcaaataaaatatcgatatcgcCGTGTTTTCCAAAAACGTGTATTGTAACAAAAGAAGATTTAGTTTCATTCGAGACGTGAACGCGAGCGTTTCGTGAAGAGGTTATACTTTGTCATTGCAAGcacataaattttcacaatatgGACATAGTCATCGACATACAAGGCTTCCGTGATGTCAACGATAAATTTATCCTAAAGGAAGTCGCTATTGTCTCCATTAACGCCCCAATCGTCGGTCATTGGATTATGATGTCTCCACATCCATTTGGAGAATTATCCGCAAAAGCAAGACGAGAAAACAATTGGCTCTCGCAAAATTATCACGGTATCGAGTGGTTCGACGGTGAAActaatctgaaatattttatttcacatttgcgCGAAATTACAAGACGTGTGCGTTACATTTACGTTAGAGGCAACGAAAAGGCAAGCTACTTGCGGAATATACTTTccagagatataaataatttggaaGATATCTCTCCgccatttaaaaatctatcgtCAAAAGAAGAAGACGGACGATATTGCTCTCACCACGGATTTTGGAATTTTGGAATCTTCCGTTGCGCATTACACAATGcttataaactaaaatactGGTTAGTCACACAAAATAATCGTGATATCGACGTTACGTTTAGTACTCAAGTTAGTTGTAGTACTGAGAAAGATTGTGAAATATACTCCGAGAACCCGGACGACGAAATCGCCGAGGAAATCGAAAGCAAAGATTATGTTTTTTGTGacatgaatgaaaatattaaatcgagTAGAGAAACAAAATCTGCAAAAAATCGAACatctaattgaaaaagaagaagaagagggatTCGTGAAATTGACGAAATCAAAGACGTTGCTGGATGAAAACaagtttaaaattactaaCATTACTACGCAAACCGACATTGAAAACCCGAAAGccgatattgataaaatcgcATTATCAAAAGAGGTAAAAACCGacgttatttaaataataccgCACGTTCGTTCGCCtttgttggaaaaaaatgaactCTCGCGAAATTTTGCAAGCACTCCATCATCTCAATGCCAGACATGTGAGAGTGTATTCTGCCGACAGAGTTCCGAGGGTGTGGACGAGGTCGAAGGCCATCGTTGTTAACACCGACAACCATACTCGACCTGGAGAACATTGGGTCGCTTTCTTCCTCAATAAATACGATACAGGCACTTACTTCGATAGCTACGGTTACCCCCTTTGTTTTCCGGATTTTTACTCCGACTGCGGCGAAATTCCACCATCCACCATTGGAACACCCAGCAATTACAaggaattttttcttaaacttgCGAGCAATACTActgcgtatttttatattatatgtgtagcGGTTACGATCTTAATCAGTTTCTTACTCTTTTTACCGAAGATTGCGAACGTAACGATCGCTTGATTgtacgattatttaataaaattttctttcacgaAAAACGTATTAAACATACCGACATGTAATGCTTAAACATGTAAAcctttgtgtaataaaatataaaaaatacattgtactattatttaataaaaattaattattaccttaattatatgtaataagaatCTTGATTTTTGTAGTAAAAATCTGCATCAATAAATgtgagcaattttatttttaatcatctatTTCTTTCACCCGCTCCTCTTtcccattttacatataagtagttccgttacttttattgttgaaagaggATGTTCCGCAACCTCTTTCAACAATAGGCGCTCATCGTAATATAAGACACCgataatactatttctttcGTTGCGTCATACCATCGCGTTTGACAGAACCTGCACGTTCCtgtgttattatcttttttttcattttcacagGCATGACGTTATACATGGTCAACTACCATGTGACGTCATTTGTTTTGACgggccatacctgccccacGTGCAGAACGCACTTTTCCGTCCCACCACCGTCACCGTAACCGTTATCGCCCCAAGAGCCATACCTGCCCCGCTTGCAGAACGTCAAAGCGCTTTTTACTCCCTTCACCAGCACCGTAACCGATATCGGACCAAgagccatacctgccccacTACGTAACATAAATGCCTTATCTAACCTTTACTCTAGTAAGTTCTTATTTAGCTCAACACACCAGGACCAGGATCAGCAATACAAAGAACCCAGGTTCAAGTCCCGAGAaaaccagaaaatttttccaaaaaataaatttttcttacctgAGCACGAACCCTTCCCCCTCCAACCAccactttttttctgtcagtCCCGGTGGTGGTGGGGGAAAACACCAGACACCCCCGCGGTGCTCGAGGGCGCGGTGGTGGGGGTTTGTTTTGACgggccatacctgccccaTTACTACTGGcgtgcttgtccctcttttgctccgaaagacgaataggaacaatattttcgttgtcgatggtatacacattgattgaaatattgttatatttcaaactttttaatttgattaagagtcacTGAAAACTCAATGTCTCGAAGATTTAGCACATCCGTATAATGCGGGTAATTCTCGTTCAACACTTCTTTCAGCGGGATACATAGCAGCAGTCACTGCCCgtgcaaaacatgcattgtctttggattgcacgttaactatcgctcgcttcatcattatctttcgcggtaatataatatgacatcccgcacacataggattatatttatttatatttacagtcaaattaagtatacgcgataatgcccacccactattacgttcttgaaattcttcgagagatGCTAAAGTGGGCTCGATAACACGTTGCTCGTACCATTCGCGTAAATCAGATGTACGAAATAGTTCACAGTTTTTTGTACTTACACTTTTATCGTCGTGCTTTTCAcccgccacaaactcaccGTTAAACACAGTATTTACTTTCACGCTGCAGTGTATTTTGATAGCGTCTCGCACATGTTCGAGCACGATATCACTCGCGTCTTCGAGAAACTGACGAGGttcgatataattgata of Anoplolepis gracilipes chromosome 8, ASM4749672v1, whole genome shotgun sequence contains these proteins:
- the LOC140668874 gene encoding uncharacterized protein gives rise to the protein MSEFEKLYYDPSHYEGYSAVDNLMRAVKPNFSPNNVLDWLKSQDAYTLHRPVRRKLPRLYYNVTNIDDLREADLIDLRNLKSYNDGYSYLLVVIDVLTMVVYRFAYRPTKDIVHAYNHTRHSSIKMQPAVVTRENVRIARENITLRWKNEKCEKQKAKYRVGELVRISRAKVTLEKGYEAKWSEEIFRIHRVLDWRKPRVYELSDLAGEVIDGIFYEQELALVEKNLQEEEFIVDRVIKSRGRGDNKQLVSWRGYPSKFDSWIPASSLTNL